A genomic segment from Salvia splendens isolate huo1 chromosome 13, SspV2, whole genome shotgun sequence encodes:
- the LOC121760030 gene encoding CBS domain-containing protein CBSX3, mitochondrial, protein APPPPETGLHNTTVAEVLSTKGQDKAGSWLWCRTDDTVYDAVKQSAQNNVGSLVVLKLGEQHHIAGILTERGYLRKVIVQDRSSIYTKVGEIMTNKDKLVIVTLDTSILHAMQLMTENQIRHAPVIDGKIIGMISIVDVVKAVVEQQHEELKRLNEFIRGDYY, encoded by the exons gcaccgccacc GCCAGAGACAGGGTTGCACAACACAACGGTCGCAGAGGTGCTATCGACCAAAGGGCAAGACAAGGCCGGGTCCTGGCTCTGGTGTCGGACAGATGACACCGTCTATGATGCTGTCAAGCAA TCGGCTCAGAACAACGTAGGGTCTCTCGTGGTTCTTAAGCTGGGGGAGCAACATCATATAGCAGGAATTCTAACGGAACGAG GCTATTTGAGGAAGGTGATTGTGCAAGACAGGTCCTCTATATACACAAAAGTTGGGGAGATCATGACTAACAAG GACAAGCTAGTGATAGTTACATTAGATACAAGCATTCTTCATGCAATGCAGCTCATGACTG AGAATCAGATTCGGCATGCCCCGGTTATAGATGGGAAGATAATAGGCATGATTTCCATTGTGGATGTTGTGAAAGCTGTAGTAGAGCAACAACATGAAGAATTGAAGCGACTAAACGAGTTTATTCGAGGAGATTACTATTAA
- the LOC121760029 gene encoding tubby-like F-box protein 5 produces MAFKGKRGIDEKECGHRSTDLSVEEQSMWASLPPELLLDIVVRVEANQRVWPARRSVVCCAAVCKSWRGIVREVVRTPEQCGLLTFPMSVKQPGPRESPIQCFIRRERATSTYRLYLGLTPAISGEASKFLLAAKRIKRATKTDFVMSFSHTSDCYAGKLRSNFFGSKFYVHDSRPHCNTPIQSHRWLGKRISPKKVAPRIPNCSFNVATIAYQLNVLRTRGPRRMNCTIPISSTEEGGSATFGCGHDEAFSPLTASKMRKQDSASDVPIRGKSKQPYTSIGEPLILKNKTPRWHEQLQCWCLNFRGRVTVASVKNFQLVAAGDSSENVPASEQENAILQFGKIGKDIFTMDFRYPLSAFQAFAICLSSFDTKPVCE; encoded by the exons ATGGCATTTAAGGGGAAAAGGGGCATAGATGAGAAGGAATGTGGGCATAGAAGCACTGATCTAAGTGTGGAGGAGCAGAGCATGTGGGCTAGTTTGCCTCCGGAGTTGCTTCTTGATATCGTTGTTAGAGTAGAGGCTAATCAGCGTGTGTGGCCGGCTCGAAGGTCTGTGGTGTGTTGTGCTGCTGTTTGCAAGTCTTGGAGGGGGATAGTTAGAGAGGTCGTTCGGACTCCCGAGCAATGTGGTTTACTCACTTTCCCTATGTCTGTTAAGCAG CCCGGGCCAAGGGAGTCTCCGATTCAGTGCTTTATCCGAAGGGAAAGGGCAACCTCGACTTATAGGCTATACCTCGGCTTAACCCCTG CTATTTCGGGGGAAGCCAGTAAGTTTCTGTTAGCAGCGAAACGAATCAAAAGGGCCACGAAAACAGATTTTGTCATGTCTTTTTCTCACACCAGTGATTGTTATGCAGGCAAACTAAG ATCCAACTTTTTTGGCTCCAAATTCTACGTTCACGATTCTCGGCCTCACTGCAACACTCCTATCCAATCGCACCGTTGGTTGGGGAAAAGAATTTCCCCCAAGAAGGTGGCACCAAGAATACCTAATTGCAGCTTTAATGTTGCAACCATTGCTTACCAACTTAATGTTCTCCGAACAAGAGGGCCAAGAAGGATGAACTGCACGATTCCAATATCGTCAACTGAGGAAGGTGGAAGTGCGACATTTGGTTGTGGTCACGATGAAGCTTTTAGCCCCTTGACAGCTTCCAAAATGAGAAAACAGGATTCTGCTTCCGACGTCCCTATCAGAGGAAAGTCGAAACAACCGTACACCAGCATTGGTGAACCACTCATTTTGAAGAACAAAACTCCGAGATGGCATGAGCAGCTGCAGTGTTGGTGTCTCAACTTCAGAGGACGTGTTACAGTGGCATCGGTCAAGAATTTTCAGCTTGTAGCTGCGGGGGACTCATCAGAGAATGTTCCAGCTTCAGAACAAGAGAATGCCATCTTACAATTCGGGAAGATAGGAAAGGACATATTTACCATGGACTTTCGATATCCCCTCTCTGCGTTCCAAGCTTTCGCTATCTGTCTAAGCAGCTTTGATACGAAACCAGTATGCGAGTAG